The Knoellia sp. S7-12 region ACCTCCCCTTCTTCGATGAGGAGGACATGCCGATGAAGGGCAACTACGCCAAGCCGCACACCCAGGCGTGGGCCAGCGAGATCTTCGAGTCCGATGCGGTCGTCGTCGTGACCCCGCAGTACAACCGATCCTTCCCGGCGCCCATCAAGAACGCGATCGACTACCTCTTCGCCGAGTGGGACTCCAAGCCCGTGGCGATCGTCGGCTACGGCTGGTCGGGTGCCAGCGACGCGGCGGCCGACCTCACCAAGGTCCTCACGCACGTCAAGGCGGATGTCGTGGGCGAGATCGGACTGAGCTTCCCGGAGCAGCTGAGCACCGAGGGCGTCGTCATCGACGGCGACGCAGCAGCGATCGAGCTGCGCGGGCTTCTAGACACTCTCCACCGCAAGGTCCTCGATCTCGACGAGGTTCCCGCACGGTCCTGATCGCCATCTGCCATCGACGCCTCTCGCTGACCCGGAATTCGGGGGAGCGGGAGGCGCCGCTGTAGGTTGCCGTCCATGGGACTGTTCGGACGTGAGCGCATCGAGGCCAAGACTCATGAGCAAGTGGTGCTCATGCGGGCAGCTGGCCTGCTCGTAGGACAGACCCTCGAGCTGGTTCGCGACTCCGTGCAGCCGGGCATGACGACCCAGGACCTCAACGCCCTGGCAGACGCCCACATCCGTGATGGCGGTGGCGTCCCGAGCTTCCTTGGCTACCACGGCTTCACCGGCACTCTCTGCACCTCGGTCAACGAGGAGGTCGTGCACGGAATCCCGGGACCCCGGACCTTGGTCGAGGGCGATCTGCTCTCTGTCGACTGTGGCGCGATCATCGAGGGCTGGCACGGCGACGCAGCGATCTCGGTCATCGTCGGTGGTCGTGAGGCCGGTCGTCCCGAGGATCTCGAACTCATCGACGACACCGAGGCCTCGATGTGGGCCGGCATCGCGGCCCTCGCGGTGGGCCAGAGCCTGTATGCCGTGGGCGAGGCCGTCGAGGACAGCATCACCTCAGCGGGGGAGCGGCGTGGGCGTGAGTACGGCATCGTCGAGGACTACGTCGGTCACGGCATCGGCACCTCGATGCACATGGACCCGCAGGTCCCGAACTACCGCGTCAGTGGCAAGGGGCCGACCGTGGTCGACGCCACGACGATCGCGATCGAGCCGATGATCACCCTGGGTGCCGAGGCGAACCGCGTGCTCGAGGACGACTGGACCGTCGTCACCAACGATGGCTCCCGGGCCGCCCACTGGGAGAACACCGTGGCCGCGACGTCGCAAGGGCTGTGGGTCCTCACTGCGGTCGATGGTGGCGAGGCCAAGCTGCGCGAGCTTGGCGCGAACTACGCACCGTTGGCCTGACCGAAGCTGAGTTCGCCGCGAGGAATGCACCCCGATCCCCGGTGTTGAATGCAGGTATGAAGCGCATCGGATTCTTGTCCTTCGGACACTGGAACCCCCACCCGCAGTCGGCAGTCCGCACGGCTTCCGACGTCTTGCTGCAGTCGATCGAACTGGCGGTGGCGGCCGAGGAGGTGGGGGCCGACGGGGCCTACTTCCGGGTGCACCACTTTGCCCAGCAGCTCGCATCGCCCTTCCCGCTGCTCGCCGCCGCGGGTGCGAGGACCAGCAGGATCGAGCTGGGCACGGGTGTCATCGACATGCGCTACGAGAACCCGCTCTACATGGCCGAGGACGCGGGAGCGGCAGACCTCATCGCGCAGGGACGACTCCAGCTCGGCATCAGCCGGGGATCGCCCGAGCAGGTCATCGAGGGCTACCGCCACTTCGGGCACGATCCGCGCGAAGGTGAGTCCGACGCCGACATGGCGCGACGGCATACGGCCGAGTTCCTCACGGTGCTGGACGGAGAGGGCTTCGCTCAGCCGAGCCCGCGACCCATGTTTCCCAACCCGCCGGGACTGCTGCGCGTCGAGCCACACTCCGAAGGTCTGCGCGACCGCATCTGGTGGGGTGCCGGGAGTCGCGCGACTGCCGTGTGGACCGCCCAGCAGGGGATGAACCTGATGAGCTCGACGTTGCTCACCGAGGACACGGGGGTGCCCTTCCATCAGCTGCAGGCCGAGCAGATCAGCCTGTTCCATGAGGCGTGGCGTGAAGCCGGGCACGAACGCACCCCGCGGACGTCGGTGAGCCGCAGTATCTTCCCGCTGGTGACGGCACAGGATCATGCCTACTTCGGGGCAGACCGGCGCAGCACCGACCAGGTCGGCATGATCGACGGTGGGCTCGCTCGATTCGGGAAGTCATACGCGGCAGAGCCGGACGAGTTGGTTCGCCAGCTGGCGCAGGACGAGGCCATCGCGGCGGCTGACACCTTGCTCCTGACGATCCCCAACACCCTCGGTGTGGACTACAACGCCCACGTCCTCGAGAGCATCCTCACGCAGGTGGCCCCCGGGCTCGGCTGGCGCGACTGACGACGGCTCACAACGTCAGCACGCCCTGACCCGTCTCGGCGTCCCAGGGCACGGACTCGTGGTCGTGGGTGACGACCCAGCGGCCGTCGCGGCGCTCACACCCCAGGGTGGCTCGCACCCACATGACGACCTCGTCGCCACTGGTGAGGGTGCCGCTGACGCGGTAGAGGAACGCCGCGAACCCCACGGCACCAGAGGTGGCGATCCTGAGGTCGTGGACGTCGTACCCGATGTCGGAGGCGTAGCCGTCGAACCAACCGCGTGCGGCCTCGAGGACGGGCTCGCGCCCCTGCGCCCGGTGCGGGGGGAGGACGTTGAAGGACTCGAGGTCCTGCGCCAGCAGGGAACTGAGCCCGTCGAGATCCTTAGCCCCGACGGCGGCCACGCGTGCGTCAAGGAGCGCGCGTATGCCGTCCGCTCCCGAATCGTCCGAGGTCACCTCGTACTCGTCGACCGCAAAGCTGCGGATGAGGCCACCGACTTCACCCTCGGGGCCGCTGCCGCGGAAGCGGTCGAGTGCCTCGCGGTCGGTCCACCGCTCGCTGATGTTGACCCGGTCGGGCTCGGCTGAGTCGGTGCTCACGGCGAAGTCGATGCAGCCCGTCGTGGCTCGGGCAGCGACAACCGCCTCACGTGACAGCTCCACCACCCGGTCGCGATCGGCCGGATCCACGACGAGGTGCCCGGTCACGATGATCATGGCTCGCTCCTCGTGACGTCATAGACGAGAGCGACTGCGCCGCTGTCGAAGGCACGTTGCTCTCGCAATTCGAGGGCGCTCGTGAATCCTTCGGGCAGCCAGGGCAGTCCGCCGCCGGCGAGATGCGGCATGACGTAGGCCGTGATCTCGTCTACCAGTCCGGCCTTCAGCGCGTGGGCCGCGAGGGTCGGGCCGCCGATGCTCACATCCGTGGGCGCCTCTTGCACGAGGGTCGCCAGCCGGTTGAGGTCGAGGTGGTCCCAGAACTCGGTGCGGGGCTCCTGCGGCGGAGCCATGGTCGTGGACACGATGATCTTGTCGGCCTGCTTCCAGATCGCCGCGAACTCCTCGTGCTCGGGGGCGGTGAGGCCGGAGCTGGGCGGGTTCTCCCAGTAGCGCATCGTCTCCCACATGCCGCGGCCGAAGACGTAGGTGCGGACGTCGCCCTCGCGCTCGTTGACATAGGCGTGGAGCGCGTCGTCGGGTGCCGCCCAGTCGAAGGAGCCTGATGCATCCTTTGCGTAGCCGTCGAGGGAGACCAGCATTCCGTAGCGCAGGCGCCCCATCAGGAGACACTCGGTTCCTGAGGGTGGCTCAGGCCCTTGCGCTGCCAGAACTGGTGGACGAAGCCGGGCCTGGCCGAGTTCGTGGTCTGGACGTCGAAGTCTGACTCGATACCCTCCAACCCCGCCCAGAGGGACTCACCCCGGCCCAGGACGATCGGCGCGATGACAAGGTGAAGATCGTCGATGAGTCCCGCTCTGAGGAAGTCACGGACGATGGTCGGGCCCCCGCCGATGCGGACGTCCAGATCACCGGCGGCCTCGCGGGCCCGGGCCAGGACCTCCTCGGGCGTGCCATCGACGAAGTGGAAGGTCGTCCCGCCCTGCATCTCGATCGACTCGTGCGGGTGATGGGTCATGACGAATACCGGTGTGTGAAACGGGGGATTCTCTCCCCACCACCCGCGCCAGGTGTCGTCGGTCCACGGCCCGGGCTCGGGCCAGAACTTGCGGCGCCCCATGATCTCGGCCCCGACTGAGCCGTCGTCGTAACTGACTTTGGACAGGGCCCCGTCAACGCCGAACTGCGCACGGGTCTCGCCGCCCGTCTCGGGCGGGAACATCCACTGGTGGAGGCGCGCACCGGCGTGGCCGAAAGGGTTCTCGAGAGTTTGACCCTCTCCCGTGGCGAAGCCGTCGAGCGAGATGGTGAACCCGATGACGCGAACGATGGACATGGCATCTCCTGGGACTGAGGGTGGTTGCGTTGTGCAATCACTACCTCACGGTAGAGTAGTCTGGTTGCACTTCGCAAGCACTTTGCCGGACACGTTGAGGAGGAACGCGATGCGCAGCGAGCCACGATCGGGGTGCCCCATCAACGCAGCGGTCGAGGCGCTCGGCGACCCGTGGAGCCTCATCGTCCTGCGCGACATGATGTTCGGCGACCGTCGCTACTTCCGCGAACTGTTGACCGGCTCCGACGAAGGGATCGCGAGCAACGTCCTCTCGTCGCGGCTCAAGTCCCTCGTCGCCGCCGGGTTGCTCACGCGCGACGACGCGACACGCGGTCAACGCGCGCGCTACACGCTCACCGAGGCCGGAATCCAGACCTTGCCGGTTCTCGTCGCCTTTGGCACGTGGGGTCGGGCGCACCGCGAGACCACACCAGAGCTGACCATCCGCCAGCAGCTCATGGAAGAGGGTGGCCCGACGATGGTCGCCGAGCTCATGGACGAGTTGCGCGCGCACCACCTCGACACCCCCCTGCCACCGAGCGTTGGCCCACGGGCGAGCGAAAGGCTGCGGGCGGCATACGAATCGATGGTGTCGAAGGCCACTGCCTGACCACACTGTTGTGCCCAAACTCTCGTGGGGGCTGGGCCGCTGCGCCGGTAGGGTGACGGGAAGTTCGCAGACCTCACGACAGGTGCGGACTGACCCGATCGGCTGAGGAGCAGTGAATGACGGTGGCCCCGAAGCGGCCCGCGCCGATGGCGCTGGCGGCACACTTCCCGGAGCGGACGCAGGAGGAGTGGCGAGACCTCGTCGCTGGCGTGGTCAACAAGGGGCGACCCGAGGATCAGCACCTCAGCGGTGACGATGCAGTTGCCTCGATGCGGTCGCATCTCGAGGGTGGACTCGACATCGAACCGCTCTATACGAAGGCGTCCGATCCGGTGCCACTCGGTGTGCCCGGCGCCATGCCCTTCACCCGTGGACGCGCAGTGCGCGACGCCGACGTCCCCTGGGACGTGCGTCAGGTCCACGACGACCCCGACGCCCCGACGACGCGCAAACTCGTCCTCGGCGACCTCGAGAACGGCGTCACCTCCGTCTGGCTCCACGTCGGTGCCGACGGCCTGGCGCCGGCCGATGTCGCCGAAGCGCTTGCCGACGTCCAGCTCGACCTCGCGCCCGTCGTCGTTTCGTCGTGGGATGCGCAGGCCGCTGCCGCGGATGCCCTGTATGCCGTCCTGTCCGGTTCGCGTGCCAGCTCCGGCAACCTCGGCCACGACCCGCTCGGCGCTGCGGCGCGGACCGGCTCGGCGCTCGACCTCACCCCGTTGGCCGACGCGATCCGCAGGCTCGCTGACCACGGCGAGATCCGAGCGATCACGGTCGACACCCGCGTCCACGCCGATGCTGGCGCGACGGTGACCGACGAGGTCGCGTTCGCGCTCGCGACCGGAGTGGCCTATCTGCGTCACCTCGAGGCCGAGGGCATCGACGTCACCGAAGCCTTCCGCCACATCGAGTTCCGGGTGAGTGCCAGCGCCGACCAGTTCCTCACGGCGGCCGCGTTGCGTGCGCTGCGTCGCGCGTGGGCGCGCATCGGAGAGAGAGTCGGGGTCCACGAGAAGTCGCGGGGCGCGTTCACCCACGCCGTGACCTCGGCACGCATGTTCACCCGCGACGACGCCTGGACCAACATCCTGCGCAGCACCCTCGCGACCTTCGGGGCGAGCCTGGGTGGCGCCGACGCCATCACCGTGCTGCCGTTCGACACGGTGTCCGGACTGCCGACTCCGTTCTCTCGGCGCATTGCCCGCAACACGCAGATCCTCCTGGCCGAGGAGTCCAACGTTGCGCGGGTCACCGATCCCGCGGGTGGTTCCTGGTATGTCGAAACGCTGACCGATGACCTGGCGAAGGCCGCGTGGGCGACGTTTCAGGAGATTGAGGCCGCTGGCGGAATGGCCGATGCTCTGGCGAGCGACCTTGTCGCACAACGGATCTCGGCTGCTGTCGTCGAGCGTGACAGGGCCCTGGCCACGCGTGCCACGCCGATCACCGGCGTGAGCACGTTCCCGCTTGGCGGCGAGAAACCGCTCGAGCGCGCACCTCGGGTCGAGTTGGTCCTTGGGGCCAACGCTGTTGTGCCACACCGGGACTCGACCATCTTTGAAGCGCTCCGCGACCGCTCTGCGGCCTACGCGACGAAGCATGGACACGCGCCCCGCGTCACTGTCCCGACTCTCAACGTGCCGCGCGCCGCCGACCGTCGCATCGATGCCGTCAACCTGCTCACCGTCGCAGGCATCGACGCGGTCGAGGCTGAGGGCGGGTCCGGCGCTGCCCTGGACGGAACTGACAAAGGTTACGAGGGTGTCGCCAAGGACATGGACGTCGTCGCCTTCCTCTCCGCCCTCCTCGACGAGATGGGAGCTCCCGCATGAGCTCGATCCCCGACTTCACCAGCGTCGACCTCGGTGACGGCCTTCCCGCAGGCGACGCCGAGACGCCCGACCTTGGGACTCAGACGTGGCTCACACCCGAGCAGATCGAGGTGTCGCCGCTCTACACCGATGCCGACCTCGAAGGGCTCGACTTCCTCGAGACCATCCCTGGAGCGCCGCCCTACCTGCGCGGGCCCTACCCGACGATGTACGTCAACCAGCCATGGACGATCCGCCAGTACGCCGGGTTCTCCACCGCCGAGGAGTCCAACGCCTTCTATCGGCGCAACCTGGCTGCGGGCCAGAAGGGGTTGAGCGTCGCCTTCGACCTCGCGACCCACCGCGGCTACGACAGCGACCACCCGCGCGTCGAGGGCGATGTCGGCATGGCCGGTGTCGCGATCGACTCGATCTATGACATGCGCACCCTCTTTGACGGCATCCCGCTCGACCAGATGTCGGTGTCGATGACGATGAACGGCGCGGTCATCCCCGTCCTCGCGCTCTTCGTCGTCGCGGCCGAAGAGCAGGGCGTCGCGCCCGAGAAGCTCTCCGGGACCATCCAGAACGACATCCTCAAGGAGTTCATGGTCCGCAACACCTACATCTATCCGCCCGAGCCATCGATGCGCATCATCAGCGACATCTTCGCGTTCACCTCCGAGAAGATGCCGCGCTACAACTCGATCTCCATCTCGGGTTACCACATGCAGGAGGCCGGGGCCACGCAGGATCTCGAGCTGGCCTACACGCTCGCCGATGGCATCGAGTATCTCCGCGCAGGCAAGGAGGTCGGGCTCGACGTCGACCGCTTCGCACCGCGGCTGTCCTTCTTCTGGGCCATCGGCATGAACTTCTTCATGGAGGTCGCCAAGATGCGCGCGGCCCGCCTGCTCTGGGCGCGGCTCGTCGAGGAGCAGGGCGCCAAGAACCCGAAGTCGCTCAGCCTACGCACCCACTGTCAGACCAGTGGCTGGTCGCTCACGGCCCAGGACGTCTACAACAACGTCGTGCGCACCTGCATCGAGGCGATGGCCGCGACACAGGGCCACACGCAGAGCCTGCACACCAACGCTCTCGATGAGGCCATCGCACTGCCGACCGACTTCAGCGCGCGCATCGCCCGCAACACCCAGCTCGTCATCCAGCAGGAGTCCGGCACCACGCGCACCATTGACCCGTGGGCCGGTTCGGCCTACGTCGAGCGGCTGACCCATGACATCGCCGAGCGGGCGTGGGCGCACATCGAAGAGGTCGAGGCAGCCGGTGGGATGGCCAAGGCGATCGAGGCCGGCATCCCCAAGATGCGCATCGAGGAGGCCGCGGCGCGCACCCAGGCCCGGATCGACTCCGGCCAGCAGCCGGTCATCGGCGTCAACCGCTACATCCCCGACAACGATGAGCCGTTCGAGGTGCTGAAGGTCGACAACGCTGCAGTGCGTGCGAGTCAGATCGCCAAGCTCGAGCGACTGCGCGCGGAGCGCGACGACGACGTATGCCGTGCGGCCCTGGAGCGCTTGACGGCCGCCGCGCGTGAAGGCTCCGACGGGACGCTGGACACCAACCTGCTGGCACTCGCGATCGACGCGGCCCGCGCCATGGCCACGGTCGGCGAGATGTCCGCCGCCATGGAGGAGGCGTTCGGTCGCTACACCGCCCAGATCCGTACGATCGGTGGCGTGTACTCCGACGAAGCAGGCTCCGACGCCAACGTGCGCAGGGCGCAGGAGCTCGTCGTGGAGTTCGAGGAGGCAGAAGGTCGCCGTCCACGCATCCTCGTCGCCAAGATGGGCCAGGACGGTCACGATCGAGGACAGAAGGTCATCTCCACCGCGTTCGCCGACCTCGGTTTCGACGTCGATGTGGGCCCGCTCTTCCAGACGCCGACCGAGGTGGCGCGCCAGGCCGTCGAGTCCGACGTGCACGTCGTCGGTGTCTCGTCGCTCGCTGCTGGTCACATGACCCTCGTGCCCGCGCTGCGCAGAGAGCTCGACGCGCTCGGCCGTCAGGATCTCATGATCGTCGTCGGTGGTGTCATCCCCAGCCAGGACTTCGACGACCTGCGGGCCGCCGGCGCCGACGCCATCTATCCGCCGGGCACGGTCATCTCGACCGCGGCCATCAGCCTCATCGGCGATCTGCGCGCGCGGCTGCATGGTGCCGACCGGGCCGGCGCGTGACCGACGAGCTGTTCGACGGGGTCCGCGCAGGCTCGCGGACCCACATCGCCCGCGCGATCACGCTGGTCGAGTCGACCCGACCCGACCACCGAGAACGGGCACGGGCGCTCCTCACCGAGCTCACGGCATACACGGGTTCCGCGGTGCGAGTGGGGATCTCGGGTGTTCCGGGGGCGGGCAAGTCGACGTTCATCAACGCGATGGGCACACGTCTGATCGACGCAGGGCACAAGGTCGCGGTCGTCGCTGTCGACCCGAGCTCGCGGCGCACGGGCGGTTCGATTCTCGGTGACCGCACGCGGATGGGTGAGCTCAGCGCCAGCGACCAGGCGTTCGTCCGGCCGAGCCCCAGCGGGCGCCATCTCGGGGGAGTGGCCCGTGCGACCCGCGAGTCGATGCTCGTCCTCGAGGCGGCCGGGTTCGACGTCGTCATTGTGGAGACCGTCGGGGTCGGGCAGAACGAGATCGCCGTCTCCGAGATGGTCGACACGTTCCTCCTGCTGACTCTGGCCCGCGCCGGCGATCAGTTGCAGGGCATCAAGCGTGGCATCCTCGAGCTCGCCGACGTCATCGCCGTCAACAAGGCCGACGGTGACGGTGAGATGGCGGCCAAGGGTGCGGCAAAGGACCTCACGTCCGCGATGCGGCTCATGCTGCCCGGGGCTGATGTGCGCCGTCCGCAGGTGCTCACCTGCTCGTCGCTGACCGGGACGGGGCTGGACGACGTGTGGGCGGCGGTGCTCGAGCACCGCGCCCACCTCGAGTCGGAGGGGTCTCTCGAGGTCCGGCGGGCCCAGCAGCAGCAGGACTGGATGTGGGCCCTCATCGACGCGCACCTCACCGATGCGGTGCGCGCTGCGCCGAGCGTGAAGGAGCAGCGTGCCGCCATCGAGTCCGCGGTCAGGTCGGGAGAGCTCAGCGCCGTCGACGCCGCGAGCAGGATCCTCGACGCGTTCGGGCACTGACCGAACGGAGCTCAGCCCAGCGCGGAAGTGCGCCAACCTGCCGGAGCGACGCCCCGACGGCGGGCCAACCACAGGAGGACCGCGGTCACCAAAGCCGTGGCGACGACGTTCATCCCCGCAGAGACAGGTGAACCGGCGCTCTCTCCGTCGACGAACGACTCCTCGAGCCCTCCAAACAGGATCCCGCTCGTCATGATCAGCAGGTTGTTGACGATGTGCAGCACGATGACGGCCTCGAGCCCACCCGTGCGCCAGGCCAACCAGCAACCGGCGACCGCCAACGAACCGAGCTCGATGATGATCCACGGGTCGGCGGAGCCGTGGGCCGCCACGAAGAACGCCGTCGACAGGACGGTGGTGACGACGAGCGCCACCACGGGCGAATGGAACCACGCCCCGACCCCCTGGACGAGGCCGCCCCGGAAGGCGAGTTCCTCACCTGCCGCCTGCAGGGGAGTAGTGAACAGCGTGACCGCGAGGAGGGCGACCCATTGGTCGGGGCGGTCGAGGACCTCTTGGTCGAAGACCACCCAGCTCACGGCGAGATAGGCAGCCCACAGTGGAGTGACGACGAGGACGCACCACCCGAGCCAGCCCCACCGGATCCGCCCGGCCACGGAGAGAATGCGCCAAGGACTCCGCCGGAACCCCACCCAGACCCCGATGAGAGTCGCCGGGATGAGGCTCGCCAGAAGCAGGTTGTTGACCAGCGCCGACCATGGGTTCAGAGGGTCGATGAGCGTGTCCTCACTGTCGAGGAGGCCGGCAAGGCCGCTGGGCACCAACAACGCGATGAGGCAGACGATCAGGACAGCGACGGCGACGGCGAGCGCGACCAGAGGGCGCCACCAGCGGTGGCGTGGTCCGCGCATCTGGTGGACATACGTCCGCGGCTCGCGCTCGGCCGCCTCGAGCTCCGCGGCTGTCGTCCGCTCGACCTCACCACGGATCCGGTATGCCGCCCGCTGACGTGCGTGTGCGACGAACCAGGGCGGTGGCTCGGTGGGGGAGACCACGACCGGTGTGCCCTGCTGGTGTGCCACCCACGTGGCTCGGCGCACCGATTCGGACTCGGCGTCCTGCGGCCAGGCCATCAACCACAGCGCGTCGGACCAGGCGAGGCTGTCGTCCGCGATCTCCCACGGGGCAAACGGCGACCATTCGAGGTCGGCGGCCGGGCCGACGGAGTGCGCTCGCGCTCGGGCGAGTGCCTGCTGGTCCTGCTCCTGGCCTGGGTCACCGACGACGGCGATGCGAACGTTCATGTCGCCCAGTGTCGCCGCACGCCGCAGGCGCCGCATCGGACCCCGGGACCCTGCGTCGTACGACTTTCGTCGCAGCGAGCGAAGAGAAGGTGCGCCGTGCCCACAGGAGGTGAGCGAACGGCATACGCGGATTTCGTGCTCAGCACGCCCTCCCGTAGGATGGATCGTCGGTCTCGTGTGTTTTCAGGCTTGCCTGAAAACAACCACGAACCACATCTCCATGGTTTCACTGGTGGCTTCGTGCCGCACCCAGGGTGGGATCAGCAAAGGATTGAGAGGGTATGGCCAAGAAGGACGGCGTCATTGAGATCGAGGGCACCATCGTTGAGGCGCTCCCCAACGCGATGTTTCGCGTGGAGCTCACCAACGGTCACAAGGTGCTCGCGCACATCTCGGGCAAGATGCGTCAGCACTACATCCGGATCCTCCCCGAGGACCGCGTGGTGGTGGAGCTCAGCCCCTACGACCTGACCCGAGGCCGCATCGTCTTCCGCTACCGCTGACCGGGTACGCCCGCACAGCAGCAGCATCCACAGCAAGAACCCGTCCGGCCTCCGCCGTGTCGGGAGGATCGACAAGACAGCAGAGGCAATGAAGGTTCAGCCGAGCGTCAAGAAGATCTGTGACAAGTGCAAGGTGATCCGCCGCAACGGTCGGGTCATGGTCATCTGCGAGAACCCGCGCCACAAGCAGCGCCAGGGTTAATCACAGCCTGATCGTCCTGAGCAGTCGGGACTTGCACGAGGCCACAGCTTCGAGAACACGCACAAGTGAATGATTGAGAACGCAGCGCCCGACCCCCGTTTGTGTCACCTGCAGAGGTGAGCACGGGACGTCACCCTCGGCCCGGAGGCCGAGGACCGGGGAACCACGACCTCGTGGACCACACCGCGGACCGGCGACTGCACCAGACCTCCGGAACACCAGAACAGGAACCATCACAAGATGGCACGTCTCCAAGGAGTCGATCTTCCGCGCGAGAAGCGCGTCGAGATCGCATTGACCTACATCTTCGGTGTGGGCCGCTCCAGCTCGCAGAAGGCCCTCGCGGCCACCGGAGTGGACCCCAACGTCCGCGTCAAGGACCTCACCGACGCCGACCTCGTCGCACTGCGCGACTGGATCGACGAGCACCTCAAGGTCGAAGGTGACCTCCGCCGTGAGGTCCAGGCCGACATCCGCCGCAAGGTCGAGATCGGGTCCTATCAGGGTCGGCGCCACCGCTCCGGCCTCCCCGTCCACG contains the following coding sequences:
- a CDS encoding NAD(P)H-dependent oxidoreductase, translating into MNQLRIIVSSTRPSRIGHKVTQWVSEQAAAEQWEVKILDLAEIDLPFFDEEDMPMKGNYAKPHTQAWASEIFESDAVVVVTPQYNRSFPAPIKNAIDYLFAEWDSKPVAIVGYGWSGASDAAADLTKVLTHVKADVVGEIGLSFPEQLSTEGVVIDGDAAAIELRGLLDTLHRKVLDLDEVPARS
- the map gene encoding type I methionyl aminopeptidase, coding for MGLFGRERIEAKTHEQVVLMRAAGLLVGQTLELVRDSVQPGMTTQDLNALADAHIRDGGGVPSFLGYHGFTGTLCTSVNEEVVHGIPGPRTLVEGDLLSVDCGAIIEGWHGDAAISVIVGGREAGRPEDLELIDDTEASMWAGIAALAVGQSLYAVGEAVEDSITSAGERRGREYGIVEDYVGHGIGTSMHMDPQVPNYRVSGKGPTVVDATTIAIEPMITLGAEANRVLEDDWTVVTNDGSRAAHWENTVAATSQGLWVLTAVDGGEAKLRELGANYAPLA
- a CDS encoding LLM class flavin-dependent oxidoreductase, whose product is MKRIGFLSFGHWNPHPQSAVRTASDVLLQSIELAVAAEEVGADGAYFRVHHFAQQLASPFPLLAAAGARTSRIELGTGVIDMRYENPLYMAEDAGAADLIAQGRLQLGISRGSPEQVIEGYRHFGHDPREGESDADMARRHTAEFLTVLDGEGFAQPSPRPMFPNPPGLLRVEPHSEGLRDRIWWGAGSRATAVWTAQQGMNLMSSTLLTEDTGVPFHQLQAEQISLFHEAWREAGHERTPRTSVSRSIFPLVTAQDHAYFGADRRSTDQVGMIDGGLARFGKSYAAEPDELVRQLAQDEAIAAADTLLLTIPNTLGVDYNAHVLESILTQVAPGLGWRD
- a CDS encoding nuclear transport factor 2 family protein, coding for MIIVTGHLVVDPADRDRVVELSREAVVAARATTGCIDFAVSTDSAEPDRVNISERWTDREALDRFRGSGPEGEVGGLIRSFAVDEYEVTSDDSGADGIRALLDARVAAVGAKDLDGLSSLLAQDLESFNVLPPHRAQGREPVLEAARGWFDGYASDIGYDVHDLRIATSGAVGFAAFLYRVSGTLTSGDEVVMWVRATLGCERRDGRWVVTHDHESVPWDAETGQGVLTL
- a CDS encoding dihydrofolate reductase family protein: MGRLRYGMLVSLDGYAKDASGSFDWAAPDDALHAYVNEREGDVRTYVFGRGMWETMRYWENPPSSGLTAPEHEEFAAIWKQADKIIVSTTMAPPQEPRTEFWDHLDLNRLATLVQEAPTDVSIGGPTLAAHALKAGLVDEITAYVMPHLAGGGLPWLPEGFTSALELREQRAFDSGAVALVYDVTRSEP
- a CDS encoding dihydrofolate reductase family protein — translated: MSIVRVIGFTISLDGFATGEGQTLENPFGHAGARLHQWMFPPETGGETRAQFGVDGALSKVSYDDGSVGAEIMGRRKFWPEPGPWTDDTWRGWWGENPPFHTPVFVMTHHPHESIEMQGGTTFHFVDGTPEEVLARAREAAGDLDVRIGGGPTIVRDFLRAGLIDDLHLVIAPIVLGRGESLWAGLEGIESDFDVQTTNSARPGFVHQFWQRKGLSHPQEPSVS
- a CDS encoding helix-turn-helix domain-containing protein codes for the protein MRSEPRSGCPINAAVEALGDPWSLIVLRDMMFGDRRYFRELLTGSDEGIASNVLSSRLKSLVAAGLLTRDDATRGQRARYTLTEAGIQTLPVLVAFGTWGRAHRETTPELTIRQQLMEEGGPTMVAELMDELRAHHLDTPLPPSVGPRASERLRAAYESMVSKATA
- a CDS encoding methylmalonyl-CoA mutase subunit beta, with the protein product MTVAPKRPAPMALAAHFPERTQEEWRDLVAGVVNKGRPEDQHLSGDDAVASMRSHLEGGLDIEPLYTKASDPVPLGVPGAMPFTRGRAVRDADVPWDVRQVHDDPDAPTTRKLVLGDLENGVTSVWLHVGADGLAPADVAEALADVQLDLAPVVVSSWDAQAAAADALYAVLSGSRASSGNLGHDPLGAAARTGSALDLTPLADAIRRLADHGEIRAITVDTRVHADAGATVTDEVAFALATGVAYLRHLEAEGIDVTEAFRHIEFRVSASADQFLTAAALRALRRAWARIGERVGVHEKSRGAFTHAVTSARMFTRDDAWTNILRSTLATFGASLGGADAITVLPFDTVSGLPTPFSRRIARNTQILLAEESNVARVTDPAGGSWYVETLTDDLAKAAWATFQEIEAAGGMADALASDLVAQRISAAVVERDRALATRATPITGVSTFPLGGEKPLERAPRVELVLGANAVVPHRDSTIFEALRDRSAAYATKHGHAPRVTVPTLNVPRAADRRIDAVNLLTVAGIDAVEAEGGSGAALDGTDKGYEGVAKDMDVVAFLSALLDEMGAPA
- the scpA gene encoding methylmalonyl-CoA mutase → MSSIPDFTSVDLGDGLPAGDAETPDLGTQTWLTPEQIEVSPLYTDADLEGLDFLETIPGAPPYLRGPYPTMYVNQPWTIRQYAGFSTAEESNAFYRRNLAAGQKGLSVAFDLATHRGYDSDHPRVEGDVGMAGVAIDSIYDMRTLFDGIPLDQMSVSMTMNGAVIPVLALFVVAAEEQGVAPEKLSGTIQNDILKEFMVRNTYIYPPEPSMRIISDIFAFTSEKMPRYNSISISGYHMQEAGATQDLELAYTLADGIEYLRAGKEVGLDVDRFAPRLSFFWAIGMNFFMEVAKMRAARLLWARLVEEQGAKNPKSLSLRTHCQTSGWSLTAQDVYNNVVRTCIEAMAATQGHTQSLHTNALDEAIALPTDFSARIARNTQLVIQQESGTTRTIDPWAGSAYVERLTHDIAERAWAHIEEVEAAGGMAKAIEAGIPKMRIEEAAARTQARIDSGQQPVIGVNRYIPDNDEPFEVLKVDNAAVRASQIAKLERLRAERDDDVCRAALERLTAAAREGSDGTLDTNLLALAIDAARAMATVGEMSAAMEEAFGRYTAQIRTIGGVYSDEAGSDANVRRAQELVVEFEEAEGRRPRILVAKMGQDGHDRGQKVISTAFADLGFDVDVGPLFQTPTEVARQAVESDVHVVGVSSLAAGHMTLVPALRRELDALGRQDLMIVVGGVIPSQDFDDLRAAGADAIYPPGTVISTAAISLIGDLRARLHGADRAGA